In Edaphobacter paludis, a single window of DNA contains:
- a CDS encoding DHA2 family efflux MFS transporter permease subunit — translation MATTTVDLPSAKLKTRHAEGHSEHSEERPWRPSINPWIVAMTVTLATFMEVLDSSIANVALPHIAGGLGSTQDEATWVLTAYLVANAIILPAGAYMTTFIGRKKFYMICVALFGVSSMLCGLAPSLPILVFCRILQGAGGGGLAPSEQAILADTFPPEKRGQAFAMYGLAVVVAPAIGPTLGGYITDRFDWRWIFFLNVPICLLSLFLTSRIVEDPPYVKKQVRETQRDGIKLDFTGFALLGLTFGSLEFLLDKGQEDDWFSSHLITFFAIVCVVAFVFMIYWELRQLRIGHRPIINLTLFKRRNFAISFLLMFVLGFALYGTTVLIPQFVQTLLGYTAELAGLVLSPAGFIMMAMMPIVGFLSGKVDARKLIAFGFLMLTSALVEMHTLNLGVSYKYLAFLRIFQASGLAFLFIPINTIAYIGVKQSENNDVSGLTNLARNIGGSCGTAFMATMLLRRTAAHENNMVRNLTTANPAFNSQVDALKGSFGQGFQAVHSAEAYIYSQLHRQAAMLAYLDIIQYLAIFCACMLPLLFLIPRPPKHASKSAGH, via the coding sequence ATGGCTACAACCACTGTTGATCTACCCAGCGCGAAGCTTAAAACGCGCCACGCCGAAGGCCACTCCGAGCACTCGGAAGAGCGGCCTTGGCGCCCCAGCATAAATCCGTGGATCGTCGCCATGACCGTCACCCTGGCGACCTTCATGGAGGTGCTCGACTCCTCCATCGCCAACGTGGCGTTGCCGCACATCGCTGGCGGTCTCGGCTCGACGCAAGACGAGGCGACCTGGGTACTCACCGCCTATCTCGTCGCCAACGCCATCATTCTTCCCGCCGGCGCCTACATGACGACGTTCATCGGGCGCAAGAAGTTCTACATGATCTGCGTCGCCCTGTTCGGCGTCAGTTCCATGCTCTGCGGACTCGCGCCTTCGCTGCCGATCCTCGTCTTCTGCCGCATCCTGCAGGGCGCGGGCGGCGGCGGACTTGCCCCGTCCGAACAGGCCATCCTCGCCGATACCTTTCCTCCGGAGAAGCGCGGACAGGCCTTCGCCATGTACGGCCTTGCCGTCGTCGTCGCGCCTGCCATCGGGCCTACGCTTGGCGGCTACATCACCGACCGCTTCGACTGGCGCTGGATCTTCTTCCTCAACGTTCCCATCTGCCTGCTGTCGCTGTTTCTTACTTCGCGCATCGTCGAAGACCCACCCTACGTCAAGAAACAAGTGCGGGAGACCCAGCGCGATGGCATCAAGCTCGACTTTACCGGCTTTGCTCTGCTTGGCCTGACCTTCGGCTCGCTCGAGTTCCTGCTGGATAAGGGTCAGGAGGACGACTGGTTCTCTTCGCACCTCATTACCTTCTTTGCCATCGTCTGTGTCGTCGCTTTCGTCTTCATGATCTATTGGGAGCTGCGGCAGCTTCGCATCGGCCACCGCCCCATCATCAATCTGACGCTGTTCAAGCGGCGCAACTTCGCCATCAGCTTCCTGCTGATGTTTGTGCTCGGCTTCGCGCTCTACGGAACTACCGTCCTCATTCCGCAGTTCGTGCAGACGCTGCTGGGCTATACCGCCGAACTCGCCGGGCTCGTACTCTCCCCCGCGGGCTTCATCATGATGGCCATGATGCCCATCGTCGGCTTTCTCTCAGGCAAGGTCGACGCGCGTAAACTCATCGCCTTCGGCTTCCTGATGCTGACCTCGGCGCTGGTCGAGATGCATACGCTGAACCTCGGCGTCAGCTACAAGTACCTCGCCTTTTTGCGCATCTTTCAGGCCTCCGGGCTAGCGTTTCTCTTCATCCCCATCAATACGATTGCCTATATTGGCGTGAAGCAGTCGGAGAACAACGACGTCTCCGGCCTGACCAACCTTGCGCGTAACATCGGCGGATCGTGCGGTACGGCTTTTATGGCAACGATGCTGTTGCGCCGCACCGCCGCGCACGAAAACAACATGGTGCGCAACCTCACGACCGCCAATCCTGCCTTCAATTCACAGGTCGACGCGCTCAAGGGCTCTTTCGGCCAGGGCTTTCAGGCGGTTCACTCGGCTGAGGCTTACATCTACAGCCAGCTTCACCGTCAGGCTGCGATGCTGGCATATCTGGACATCATCCAGTACCTCGCCATCTTCTGCGCCTGCATGTTGCCGCTGCTCTTCCTGATCCCCCGCCCACCAAAGCATGCCAGCAAGTCCGCCGGGCACTAA